Below is a genomic region from Micropterus dolomieu isolate WLL.071019.BEF.003 ecotype Adirondacks linkage group LG08, ASM2129224v1, whole genome shotgun sequence.
CTCTTTTCATTGGCCAAGAAGTCAGGTCGGGAACATCCGTTACTGCCGCATGCTCTTTCCATTCGTTCATTGAGTCCTGCTGCTGTGGGGAGGAAGAGTCGGAATCTGAACATTGATCCATCTTCATTTAAAGGTAGACaggttctttttgtttttatgagatgtaaaataatcatgtttttttttaagaatactGTTTTACATTGTTGAAAGTAGCATATTAACAGCACGGCAGGTGTAGGCCTACAACatttacaaatgtgtttttctaatTGACCCCTAAACACCTGTTTGCATGATTGCAGACTCACTGTGTTTAACAAACTGAGGCTTGGGACACTTTCGAGCTTAACGTGTCATCCATTCAGGCACATTTAATACTTAGAAGCAAAAAAAGTAAGTTTTACAGAAAAGTCGCAAGATTCTCCCTTGAGTTTTGGAGCATTTGAGATTCTTCTTGAAGAGCTTAATTATTTCTAGTCCAGACATATTATGAATGTCACTGAATGTGCAAAATATAGTTGTCTATGTCTGTGAGTGACATTAATCAGGCAATGTATTGCAGCACCTTTTGCACACTCCTATTTGTTTCATCCAACTTTTCTGATTCTCTTAACTTGTTTGATTCTGTTAATCATCTCACTGTTACAAATATAATAACGGAAGATAAATAATATcaaggttgtttttatttattactttagtCACTCAGTGAGTGTAAAGTTTTGTAACCCCTGGACACATGACCTGTTTGCAACTGTAATTCCCTCACACAGTAGGCAGATGTATCCTTGAAAGCTATTTGGACTGTGGTTTGGTTTGTGATTTATGATATTGCGATGACTGAAGTTGGCTCAATTTCCTGGCTACCAGTGCAGTGGGTGGAGAGTAATGTTGAATTTATCCCTGGATCTGCAGGGCTGGACTTGCCtctgtgtgcatatatataaCCCTGAGTTTCTCTCTACTCTTGCCTTGCTCAGTGTCTCTTAGGGACTCTCCGCCTGCACTCCCTCTACGGCCGCCTCCTTTGTGCTGACCAACTTTTGCACTCCAGACAACCAAGAACCATGGCCCAGCAACAACAGATTAGGTATGAACCTGCTCTATCCAAACCCTCCAGCATGAAACCATAGGCTGCTGAGAGATGAAAATACGAATAAAGCATGCCTATTCCTCCTAATTTTATGGAGTAAACAAATCTAGTTTGCCATCTGTTGTTTCCCTAGAGTTAACATGGCAAATTATAGAAGCCTTAGGATGTATAATGCCTCctgcacatgtgtgtatgtttgattAACTCTGTTGACATGCTATTTTTGGATGACCTAATTCCCAGAGTCACATTATACCAAGGTCTGTTGCAATGCTAATGCCTGATGAATGACCAATCCTTCTATTGCTTCAGTTAAATTACAGCAGGTTTTGTCACCTTGTCCGAAAGTGCCCTGCCTTACTCCACTTGTAGGAAAAGAATGATTGCTATGCACATGTCTGTTTTGACTTATCCTTACACAGCCTTCCAGCCAAACTGATCAATGGAGGGATTGCAGGCATAGTAGGAGTCACCTGTGTGTTTCCAATCGACCTGGCCAAGACCCGCCTGCAGAACCAGCGCAGCGGGCAGCAACTCTACAAGAACATGTAAGAACAACACCAGCCAAAAGAAAATCTTCCATTGTCATTGAAAGGATCTTCACATGTATTGTCAAAAACCTGCCTGACATTTTAAACTTCATTAAATGCACAATATAATAGTCCTTTCTTACCATGCACGTTCTTTCAGTCTATCCATCATTACCTTTGAGTAACACCCTTAGTGTAAGGTATCTTTCTGCGGTCATTGACCGTGTAGATTTATTTCAAAGTATTAAGCTTgagctcctcttcttccttccttGTATGAAGGCCATGAACAGTTTTCCTTTCCAAGCCCTGgttgtattatattatactCACTTGATGATGATTGCGTAACCATCAGGTGTTTCCTATAAATTTGCTGAACTaatccttttttcccccttcaggATGGATTGCCTAATAAAGACAGTTAAATCTGAAGGCTACTTTGGCATGTACAGAGGTAGGACTAGTCACACTGTCCATACTAACCTGTAGAATATTGTCCTTGGACAGAATATCAAAGATATCATATAGTGGTATTTTAGATCTGATATACATTTATTATGTGACCAACACGTTTCTCATGTGACCTAAACCAAACCTACCAATTTCTTCAAAGAAAGAAGGAAGCCTCTCGTGAGCAAGGTTAATTTCTTCGTCCATGCTTTTTCACTGCACAGCCTGCACTGAAGCTATGTCCAATTTATGCCTCTATTGTAAACTATTGCTTCTTTATCTGATTGACAACCTCTGTGATCCAGTGAATGGAGTTAATTTTCTTTTATAGCCATCTTACTGTCTTTAGTTTCCCTACTTTTTcctatttatttcatttctctACTGTGCAAGCAATCTACTCAGTGTGTGTGATTCAGGAAGAGTAGTTGGTTCATTAGAATAAAGAGCTATATGCTTGTTGTTGCAGGTGCTGCAGTAAATCTCACCCTGGTAACCCCAGAGAAGGCCATCAAACTAGCTGCTAATGACTTCTTCCGCCACCAGTTGAGCAAAGATGGGTGAGTAGTGGCACTCAACAAGACAAGACTCCTTCACTGCAATGTCATCCTTCGTTTTTAACCCAGTATGTGTCTTCAGTGGCAGGTTGACAGTGGTCAAGGAGATGTTGGCAGGATGCTGTGCAGGAATGTGCCAGGTCATTGTCACCACACCCATGGAGATGCTCAAGATCCAGCTGCAGGATGCTGGCAGGCTAGGTAATTACAAGGAAATCCGATGAATAGATTACATGCATCAAATAATGCTTTGGGATGTCACTTTTTATGCCCtggcaaaaaacactttttcctaTATCTGCCAGTGGCCCAGCAGAGGGTGATGCCTTGTGTAGCAACAACTCTGAAGATGGGGGGGACCAGTGCTGTTCTTAGCCGTTCATACAACACCAGCCCTGCGCCTCAAGTCATGCGAGTGTCCGCCACACAGATCACCAGAGAACTGCTGAGGACCAAAGGAGTCCCAGGATTGTACAGGGGACTTGGAGCCACATTGATGAGGTGAGATGGCATTAAATACTTGCTCTTGTTTACCTGGTTGTCCATCTTTGGTCATCGGCCTGCAAATGTGCTGAACTTAATCTCCTTATTTGTTGCCTTTTCAGGGACATCCCGTTCTCCGTTGTGTACTTCCCTCTTTTTGCACATCTGCACCAGCTCGGCCAGCGTTCACCTGAAGACCCATCCGTGCCCTTCTATTGGTCCTTCATGTCTGGCTGCTTGGCTGGATCCATTGCTGCTGTGACTGTCAGCCCTTGTGACGGTGAGTGACTGGTCAATGTCTGGGGGACTGGGAACTGattatcagttttattttcaactgaaaactaaagttGTCTCATAGATTTAATCAATTCTTAACTGAAATAAGTTTTGTGTCACTTGTGCAGTGGTCAAGACAAGGCTACAATCCCTCAAAAAAGGAGCAAATGAAGAAACCTACAACGGAGTGGTGGACTGTGTCAGGTAAAGTAGTCATACAAACATCAAACATTATGCCTTTCACTCTCCAAGGGTAGCATGACTGGCCCATGTCACATGTTAACCCTGCACTCTCTCTTCCATTGCAGAAAGATCCTGAGAAAGGAGGGCCCCGGAGCTTTCCTCAAGGGGGCCAGTTGCAGGGCCCTGGTTATTGCACCACTCTTTGGCATTGCCCAGGTTGTGTACTTTGTAGGAGTTGGAGAGTTCCTGCTGGGGTACACCCCCTACAACATCTACTCTGTATAAACAAGATGTTTCCTAGTCTTTCTGCCGCCTCATTAAATTACAGGCTGCTATGCCCTGGGCATAGCCATGGACCCAGCACTGTGTACCTTCTTTATTATTGGAGGCTTTCAGAGCTAAAGGGACCAGAGggattccattttatttttaacaaaaagtggTTTCAAAATATGCCTTTAGCATGACTATCTCTTAAGGAGTTGATAGTCCAACAATGATCGCCATTTCACCTAGATCTGACTTGACTGTGCCAGTGGCACCAAACCTTTTCTCCCTGTTTCCTTAGATTCAGCCCCCATCCCTAAAAGCACGCTGTATCAATTACCCTTCACTGTAATCTGTGTATATCCCCTCCAAATGCCCCATCTTGGCAAGCACTAGGTGATGGCTATTACATGTTGTTGAAAACCCTTACTGTGTCAGGGAGCATCTACTAAATAATGAGAAAGGCAGACTTGAAATTTTACTTGAATAGCTTCAATCCTGTTGAAAGGGTTAAATGAACCTTGGCCATCGATGTTGCTCTCTTTCtagtgtatttgtttttgaagCGGATGTCATTTGGTAAATAAGTTCTCTCACAAACTGATTGTTACATGTTGTCTTCTAAACAACCTGGTTGGGGAAAATATCTGGAAAACAGAAGTGGGTCATGGCTTATGAATGACTGAAACATTTGGACTGCATGTCCACTGGGATGCCATACAGGGATTCTGTGTTGCATTACTTTCTGTTACAAGGAGTGATTTCTAGTGCTTCTGAATTGGTTGGGCCCTTGTCTACCCTGCTTAATAGTTGGTAACAAGACGGTAGCTGTCCATAGGTGCTTTCTGGGGTTTATTTTTTAGAACAATTGTGGTTGACTGTACATCTTTCTGTGGCAGCTTACACAACTCTGTTTTATGTAACGTACAAGTTTGAACTCCAGAGCTAAACGGCTCAATAATGCCTTCTGCAGTTGACTTTGTTGAACTGCTAATGTGGTGATGGACATGTTGTTTGACGGTGGTAAACTAGACTGATGATGGACAAGATTTATTTATGGCATTTGCTGTGCTTTTGGGACCATGTCTACTAAAAAAAAGTGCAACACGGTTTACATATAGCCACTTTCTCTAAGTTGACTGTGGTTGTCTATGACTGGTCAGGTATCTTGTCAGAGATACAGGCACCCACTTGAATGTATCATGTTGGGGATTTAGCAGAGCAGAGTGCGATGTAGGGTTGCGCACTAATTTCATGGGTCAAACTACTGTAACAATTTTaacaatgtaaatatttatcatgtatttttaaaaatgttctcaaaTGGCAAGTTAAACTCAAGCATTTCAACCAGTTGAGAAAATTATTGAAAATTCATTTTAGAATTATTAATGAATATAAATACGGATTTCCAAATGCtgaataaatatgtttaaatgcaGTTTACTTGTGTTATTTGTGGAGTATGTGTAGCTTGAATTATTTCATATTATAGTATATAGTCACAAAGGTGGAACTCAGTCATATATTCTTTGGTAGGGTTGTTGGAAATAGCAGAAGTCACTGGCATGGATAAGTTTGTGGCAGTTAAAATGATCACGCTGCAGTGTTGGGGTAACTCTACCCAGGGGAGTCCTTGAGCCTTTGCCGCGTTGCACACATAACTATCCCCTCAACTAAATATTCAGCTGTTCTGTACGCTCAAGTGCAGAAAGATGAAACTGACGTGGAACTCATGCAACTAAACCTGGAAACCTACTTAATCGCAGGGGATATCAAATGTAATCAGCTGAGAAGAAATCACTTCATGATGTAATAAatggtttaaatgtgtttctaaaACATTTCTCTTAAATGACTACATGGATTCTTTTTGATTTTTCCACAAGCTGCCTTAAAGACATGCTTTGCTTAAATATAACTCATTCCTTCACCTCTAGAACGCTACTCCTCACTGTATATTATGGGTTACAAAAAATTAGTGTTGGTTTTCCTTGGGATGCTGCAGCTCATAAATTTATACCTACAACTACAATATACACTGCTACATTTGGAATCTAAATCTGCATATTTAACTGATGTGGGCTGGAGagagacatttaaaattttgttaCAAATAATTTAAGTGCTTTTTCCCTACTTTTAAAAAGGAAAGATTTCTTCCTTGTATGCCTTTTTCCCTAGTGTCGACACTGCACGTTCTGTTATAACGCACGCAAGATCTGATGAAAGTATCAGCCTGTATAAATTACATTTGGCAAGGAGTGGAGGTTGTATTGCAGTGCTAGAAAGGACTGGAAGTGTGGGGACTTACTGGTGTATTTTCAGGGCCTGAAACCAGGCAGCAATTGGAGGATGTGACTACGGCTGTGTGTGTTATGGAGTCTGATGCTGATATCATGATTAAAAGATAATAGATTTAACATGCTATTAAATATAGGAAAGCTGCTTGTCTGAATAATAAACGTATATGCAAAACTActcttattaaaaaaacaaagtcaaaagcTTTTGACAAATACAtgattctgtttgtttttgccaaGCACCACATCTTTTGAaccttttttctggacatgtttCATGAGTGAAATCCATAACTCTCAAATCtggaaaataaactaataagCAAAGTCATTCAGATAACCTAATAAACACGCTACTTGGTAAAGGCCACTGGAAGAGTACATTTTGTCACATCATTTTATTAATTACTAAAATGTTCTTCTTGCATTAGTTCAATTCAACAGGAAATGACTATAGACTTCAGAACATGTACACCTCTGTGCTGAAATATGACACAGGAAACTGTAAAACTTAACAGCTTTATTAAACTTCAAACACCTATCTTCCTGAGAAGCCTGGAAtggtattaaaataaattaacacaCAATCAACTACGAAAGGCTCTACTGTGTACACAGTGTCTTTTTATGTGCACAGTACATTACATCTTCAGATTTGCTCAAACAACAGAGGAACACTACAGCTTTGTGGATGGAGCTGCGTGAAACTGTTCCCAGTTGATCTCCTCTTAAGTGACAGTCCCAACAACATGAAGTGGTAAGTAAGCATTTGTTGTCTCCTCACATGTCTCATTACACTGAAATGTGAAAAGTCTTCCACGTAGCTTGATCATTTGAACATAAACACCATAAAGATCATTGGGTTAGCTCCTCAGAACAGATTTTTTTAGTACCAAGAGGCTTTTGAAATTGTTGGCTGACAAACAGTTGTTGCTTTCATCATTTCGCTTTCTTGGCAGAGATGACAGTCGAGTGCAACACTTTCAAAAATCACCTAAAAAATAATGGCAGGTCTAGCCATATGCGCTACTGGTTGAATGTGTGACAATTAATTGCAGTCCAACTCTACAAAACTTTATGTACACACACTACGTTCTTTTGCTACATGTTGTTCAAAAATAGCTTGGTATGAAAGAAAGGCACGTTAAGAAGCTGTTTTAGTTTGGATTTGCTTTGACTATTGCAAACACCGTCACGACTACAACACTGTACAACTACTGCAAGCCTTTGTCTACACACGGCATGTTAAATAGTAACACATCAGCCAAAAATAATGGACAACTACAAGAAAACtcacacatatttacatacCAGAGTCCTGACACTTGGAATAAACCCTAAAGAATGAACAGTGGCCTGAATATACCTTCCTAAGTGGAAGTGATTAATCTTCCATTTATGTCTTCCCAACCCTCTTATCTGATGGGGTTGATGAGGTGAGGGGAATCGAGGGGTCGTTTCccagtttttcttttgttgtggaTGATGCACTTTTAAGGCACAGAGGGGTTGAAAGGTGGAAGTGGGAAGAGATCAAAGGCCTTGCTTGGATAACTGATTCTCACAGCCCCGGTGCCTATTCTCAGTCGACTGTCTAGTGTATGTTTAGCCTGTAAACATGTCCTCATGATCGTCTTGACATACAGTCGAGACTCATAGAGGGATTTCTCTTACGTAAGAGAGCAGCCGGTTGGCTTAGCATGAGGATTGGAAACAAGTGAAACAGCTAggctggctctgtccaaaggtaacaaaatctgcagaAAAAGGTCATAAGGTTACAAAATCCATCTACCAACTACCAGGTGTCTCCTGGGAACAAATGCAGAATAGCTatttagtctttatgctaagctaaactaaactCACCTGTTGTTAGCTTTACGTGCATATTTACTGCACAGACAAGAAAGTGAAAAGGCGTATTCCCGAAAATGTTACACTGTTCCTTTAAAATAACTGCAGATTGTTCTTGTAGAGAGTGGTTTGTGTTGATTGTACAGTTCATAGCTTAtgtgttttctgtatgtgtgtgagtaagAGCGCTGGGGCTGCATGATGGATGTATTCTCAAAACATTCACTGGCCGTTCCCTCTCTTGACAGCCCACTCTGATTCCACCAATCAGGATTCCGTATGAGATTCCAGACAACCTTTTTTTTAAGGCTATGGTCTCGTATAACACAACATTGCTGAGCTTCTCTGTCTGTgcgcgtttgtgtgtgtgtgtgtgtgggtgtgtgtgtgtgttcatttgtgtgcACACTGCACAGATAAGCGAACTCAGCTGCTTTCACCCCAGATTGCTCTCTCGCAGGCTAAAGTTTCCCAGAGCCAAGGGGTCAGTGTCAAGGCTGTGTGAAAAAGCATTGACACTTCTGTGACAGTATGTGGGTTAAAATTTTTAGTGGTAGCCAAATGGCCATGAGGAAAAAACTATTTGACATATTGTTGTTTCAACATCAGAAATGTTACTGTTCCCACAGGAAATGTGAATGGTCCAAGTCTTATCAGTATGTTATGAAATGTAGGGTATgctgcaaataaataaagacaaatgcaGAGAAAATAGTGGAAGATCAGGCCAGGAGAGCTGGGTTGAGCACCATAGTGGGAAGGAACTTTTCTAACATGGTCTCTTCCTGGTTCACTGGATGGATGATGGTTGACATTTGACTGAAAGCTGTGCAGTCTTTCGGGGCAGGGTACAGGAGATGTGAGGGGTAGAGGTCAAGGATCCAGGTTAAATGACCTCCCTGCTGTTGCGAATGGCACAACAGAGCACCATACTGAAGATCATCCCAATGATCTGttgagaagaaaaaacagacttttactAAAAAGTCACTCACAGAAAAGTGCATATTTGTGTGCGTTTTCGACTCCAATCCTCACTCACCATGACTCCGGCAATGCCGATGCCCACGTACCCAATGATGTAGAGTTTACTGTTGAAGAAGTTCTTGATGCCTGTCTCACAGTCCTGCATACCAGAGATAAGCGGAGTGAAGCAGTGTCAAGTCGTAGTGTACCAACCAGAATTACATTTCCGTCTGACAGATCTTACCGTAGTGTCTGGTTTGAGATCAGGGCAGGGGTTTGCTATGGTTCCACAACAGTTCAGCTGAATATGTGAATAAAAACATCATATGATGGGAGCATATCCATAAGCAAATGGCATTTAAATACGGTATGTATTAAGAACATAGTGTTACCCTAAAGACTTTTCTACTTACTACTTTCTGGTAGGAGATGATCAATGTGCCgttattgttttcattgtaGGTCGTTGCGTAGAAGTTCTGAACATCTTCGATAATCTGTGTGAGCAAGGCCAAGTGAATGATGTGGTGCCGCTGGGATTTATCACACTCATTGCACTACTCTGTAAAATAGCAAATTCACCTTGTCTTTGTTTAAGAATCCAAAGACCCCTGCGGCCACCTCAGCACCAAAGAtgatcaacagacaggcaaaaaactgaaaaaaatccacAATTGACAATGAGTGAATTATCTGTGATAATATAGGT
It encodes:
- the slc25a55b gene encoding solute carrier family 25 member 55b; the protein is MAQQQQISLPAKLINGGIAGIVGVTCVFPIDLAKTRLQNQRSGQQLYKNMMDCLIKTVKSEGYFGMYRGAAVNLTLVTPEKAIKLAANDFFRHQLSKDGGRLTVVKEMLAGCCAGMCQVIVTTPMEMLKIQLQDAGRLVAQQRVMPCVATTLKMGGTSAVLSRSYNTSPAPQVMRVSATQITRELLRTKGVPGLYRGLGATLMRDIPFSVVYFPLFAHLHQLGQRSPEDPSVPFYWSFMSGCLAGSIAAVTVSPCDVVKTRLQSLKKGANEETYNGVVDCVRKILRKEGPGAFLKGASCRALVIAPLFGIAQVVYFVGVGEFLLGYTPYNIYSV
- the tspan2b gene encoding tetraspanin-2; this translates as MGKVEGGMKCVKYLLFVFNFTFWLMGSFVLAVGLWLRFDPETVSLLNGDKAPDTFFIGVYILIGAGSLVMLVGFFGCCGAVRESQCLLGSFFACLLIIFGAEVAAGVFGFLNKDKIIEDVQNFYATTYNENNNGTLIISYQKVLNCCGTIANPCPDLKPDTTDCETGIKNFFNSKLYIIGYVGIGIAGVMIIGMIFSMVLCCAIRNSREVI